A genomic segment from Chitinophaga niabensis encodes:
- a CDS encoding RNA polymerase sigma factor, protein MEEKELLPHLFRMEYRKMVSVLSSLFGIEHIEMAEDIVSDTFLAATESWSARGVPENPTAWLYTVAKNKTKNWLKRNNFFQQKLLTDLRYSIPEGEEIEIDLSARNITDSQLAMIFTVCHPSIPTESQVALALNLLCGFGAQEIADAYLTTKTVIYKRLERAKEKLKDAELKIRQPTFSEINDRLETVLKALYLLFSEGYYSTSHNNVLRKEFCVEAMRLNYLLVEQPHTNQPAVNALLALMCFHASRFEARMNETGEMILYEEQDETLWNRELIERGEYYLNQAADTAVLTRYHLEAGIAYWHTHKEDSSEKWNNILDLYNQLLILEYSPIAALNRTFALSKARGKQEAIIAAEKLGLKDNYFYYALLGNLYTHIDDRKAMQHYETALKQVNKPVDIALIEKKIGQIKRRLNN, encoded by the coding sequence ATGGAGGAAAAAGAATTGTTACCTCACCTGTTTAGAATGGAGTACCGGAAAATGGTTTCGGTACTGAGTTCGCTGTTTGGCATTGAACATATAGAAATGGCAGAAGATATTGTGAGTGATACTTTCCTGGCAGCTACCGAATCGTGGAGTGCCCGGGGAGTACCTGAAAATCCAACTGCCTGGTTATATACGGTGGCTAAGAATAAAACAAAGAACTGGCTGAAAAGGAACAACTTCTTTCAACAGAAATTGCTGACAGACCTCCGCTACAGTATCCCGGAAGGGGAGGAGATAGAAATAGATCTTTCTGCCCGTAATATTACAGACAGTCAGCTGGCAATGATCTTTACGGTGTGCCATCCTTCCATCCCCACGGAATCGCAGGTAGCGCTTGCTTTAAACCTGCTCTGCGGCTTCGGCGCGCAGGAGATAGCAGATGCTTACCTGACCACCAAAACCGTGATATACAAACGGCTGGAACGTGCAAAGGAGAAACTGAAAGATGCGGAACTAAAGATCCGGCAGCCCACCTTCTCCGAAATAAACGACCGCCTGGAAACGGTGCTGAAAGCTTTGTACCTCCTTTTTTCTGAAGGTTATTACTCTACCTCCCATAATAATGTACTGCGGAAAGAATTCTGTGTGGAGGCCATGCGGCTCAATTACCTCCTGGTAGAACAGCCGCACACCAATCAGCCGGCCGTGAATGCATTACTGGCTTTAATGTGTTTTCATGCCTCCCGTTTTGAAGCAAGGATGAATGAAACAGGAGAAATGATACTGTATGAGGAACAGGATGAAACGCTCTGGAACCGTGAGCTGATTGAACGGGGTGAGTATTATCTCAACCAGGCTGCAGATACCGCTGTGTTAACAAGGTACCACCTGGAAGCTGGCATTGCATACTGGCACACCCATAAAGAAGACTCCAGCGAAAAGTGGAACAACATCCTTGACCTGTACAACCAGCTGCTGATCCTGGAGTATTCACCCATTGCGGCCTTAAACCGCACCTTCGCGCTTTCCAAGGCAAGAGGCAAACAGGAAGCAATCATAGCGGCAGAGAAGCTGGGATTGAAGGATAATTACTTTTACTACGCATTGTTAGGAAACCTATATACACATATTGACGACAGAAAGGCGATGCAGCATTATGAAACTGCATTAAAACAGGTGAACAAACCTGTGGATATCGCCTTAATTGAAAAGAAGATCGGGCAAATAAAGCGCAGGCTGAACAATTAA
- a CDS encoding YciI family protein has translation MNEFLLVFRRDYKTKEIQPSPEQLQAHLSRWREWFNDLKSRDVLARPLQPWESMGKVLKHDKSVTDGPYAEIKESIGGFVIIKAGSYDEAVEIAKGAPILELGGSVEIRMAQG, from the coding sequence ATGAATGAATTCTTATTGGTATTCCGTAGAGACTACAAAACAAAGGAGATTCAACCGTCACCGGAACAACTGCAGGCGCATTTGAGCCGGTGGCGGGAATGGTTTAATGATCTTAAGAGCCGCGATGTGCTGGCAAGACCGTTACAACCATGGGAATCGATGGGGAAGGTGCTTAAACATGATAAGAGTGTAACAGATGGCCCTTATGCGGAGATCAAGGAATCAATCGGAGGATTTGTAATTATTAAGGCAGGAAGTTATGATGAGGCTGTTGAAATTGCAAAGGGAGCGCCGATCCTGGAACTGGGAGGTTCAGTAGAGATACGTATGGCACAGGGATAA
- a CDS encoding carboxymuconolactone decarboxylase family protein: protein MEQRINFQEKGQGALKTLFHTGAYLKKSLIDEKLITLVDMRVSQINGCAYCLDMHSKDALAHGEDAQRLFTLNAWRETPFFTDRERAALAWAEAVTAAHVPDDVYARVKEQFTDEELVDLTLAVSTINTWNRFNIAFTNPAAVGTYRAGQFG from the coding sequence ATGGAACAAAGGATTAACTTTCAGGAAAAGGGCCAGGGCGCTCTTAAAACACTCTTTCATACCGGCGCATATCTTAAGAAATCGCTGATTGATGAGAAATTGATAACATTGGTGGACATGCGCGTATCGCAGATCAACGGTTGTGCTTACTGCCTGGATATGCATTCAAAGGATGCCCTGGCACATGGCGAAGATGCCCAGCGTTTATTCACTTTGAACGCATGGCGGGAAACACCGTTCTTTACTGACAGGGAAAGAGCTGCGCTGGCATGGGCTGAAGCAGTTACTGCTGCCCACGTACCGGATGATGTGTATGCAAGGGTAAAAGAGCAGTTCACAGACGAAGAACTCGTAGACCTGACATTGGCGGTGTCCACTATCAATACCTGGAACCGCTTTAATATAGCCTTCACTAACCCGGCCGCAGTAGGAACTTACAGGGCAGGACAGTTTGGCTGA
- a CDS encoding bestrophin family protein: MHIGKSYKFAAFLFWTRRKIYTLIILGIIPVILYHLLGIRWLVVPWTVVSLLGTATAFIVGFKNTQTYNRTWDGHTIWTNISNSSKAWAIMCHDYFQDEAFVRKLFYRHFAWLTTLRYQMRENRIWEVADARYNAEYQRYYSIPERQHTFEDEMLKYIPKEELAHISGMHNKATQLLVLQNQTIKTAYDSEAIQLAHFIEMQRMHNNFIIQQGQCESIKETPYPRQYSIINTIFVRMFCCLLPFGMLQEFDKLNGMVAGVMKGHMIWLVVPFSVLISWMYTSLEQVGESTENPFEGSSNDVPISQICRAIEIDLREILGERELPDPIKARNDILV, from the coding sequence ATGCACATAGGAAAATCTTATAAATTCGCTGCTTTTCTTTTCTGGACAAGGAGAAAGATCTACACACTGATCATACTGGGCATCATACCGGTGATACTGTATCATCTTTTAGGAATAAGATGGCTTGTAGTTCCCTGGACGGTAGTTTCGCTTTTAGGTACCGCTACTGCCTTTATCGTAGGATTTAAGAACACACAAACGTACAACCGGACCTGGGACGGCCATACCATTTGGACCAATATCAGTAATAGCAGCAAAGCCTGGGCGATCATGTGCCACGATTACTTCCAGGACGAAGCGTTTGTACGTAAGCTGTTCTACCGGCACTTTGCCTGGCTCACAACGCTACGTTACCAGATGCGGGAAAATCGTATATGGGAAGTGGCAGACGCACGTTACAATGCAGAATACCAACGTTACTACAGTATTCCTGAAAGGCAACATACCTTCGAGGATGAGATGTTGAAATATATCCCCAAAGAGGAACTGGCTCATATTTCAGGTATGCATAACAAAGCAACGCAATTGCTGGTGTTGCAGAACCAGACCATCAAAACGGCTTATGACAGTGAAGCGATCCAACTTGCCCACTTTATAGAAATGCAGCGGATGCACAATAATTTCATCATTCAGCAGGGGCAGTGCGAATCCATCAAAGAAACACCTTATCCCCGGCAGTATTCCATTATCAATACTATTTTTGTACGCATGTTCTGCTGCCTTCTGCCATTTGGCATGTTGCAGGAGTTCGACAAATTGAATGGCATGGTAGCAGGAGTAATGAAGGGGCATATGATCTGGCTGGTGGTCCCCTTTAGTGTACTCATATCCTGGATGTACACCTCCCTGGAACAGGTAGGGGAAAGTACAGAGAACCCTTTTGAGGGAAGCTCCAACGATGTGCCCATTTCCCAGATCTGCCGGGCAATAGAAATAGATCTCAGGGAAATATTAGGTGAAAGAGAATTACCTGATCCTATAAAGGCCCGGAACGATATCCTGGTATAA